acctctcaatgagtatgactgtgatattatgcctgaaatgagttctgtatgtgatagcgcttgattcagagactatcacgacgatacagggagtcggattcctcgattcgggaatccggttcattgCAGGAAACATTGATTGTGAGGAAGAAACGGCATTTTTCTGTGTTCCTTCCAGTTTAATCGTTTGCAATCATTTCAACAATTTTCAGTAATCCGGTGCCCTTTCTAACTTTTCAGATCTCCGTCTCCACCTTTGCAGAGACGGAAGCACCGTGGCAACTGGTAATCGCAATCCAATGCAAAACCCCCTCCCAAAACGACAAATTATTCAGACGATCCTCTGAACCCTCCTAGGTTCCAGTGCTGCTTGTTCCATACCCCGAGCTGCCCGACGCCGAGCGTGACCGAGTGCGTCAGCTCGCCGATCATCAGGCTGTGCACACCGTCGCGGACCGCGTCACGGTCCACGACGCTGAGCCCCTCGCACACGTCGATGGCCATCTCCACGCGTGCCACGCCACCGTGCCAGCGACGGAACGCAGGGCGGCGTGGTACACGAGCACCGTGTGCGCGCCGTCGCGGTTGCCGACGTTCCTCACGTCGACGTGCACCGGGATGGTCAGGCCCTCGCAGCGCGTGGgcactgttgctgctgctgccagaGCGCGTCCCGTTGAGAAgacgtcgcggcggcggccgcccgtGAGTTGCGCCGGCGCGTGCGCCGGCGAGTGCGTGAAACTGGGTGTAGCTGAGCCCGTGTCCGAACGGGAGGATCGTCGGGCCCATGCTGTAGAAGCGGTAGGTCCGGCCGGGGTACCCGCTCGCCGGGTCGGCACGCATCGCCATGTTCTTCATCGGCGCCTTCTGCAGGTAGTCCTGGGGGTACGGGGTACCATGTCATCGGCAGCTTCCCGCCTGCAACAAATCACAATCAAAATTTCAAATTACAAACGACTTCCTGTTGCAAAATCGTGCTACTCATTGCCAAGATGCAATATCCATACCTGAAATTACCAGGCTGAAAGAAATTACAAGGCTCTCGCTGTGTAGCAGAACATTTTCTCTAATATCCTCACCTCACAAATCAACTTACTTTCCCATCGAGCTTCAGAAGGATCTTATCACTTTCTGGATGTTTcccacctccagctgcaaaCTCGTGATTAGGATCATTCAGCACCATCCAACTGGAGCCTGTTTCTTTTGAGACCCCATGGAGTTTCATTACCACCCTCACCTCCTCAGCATCATTCCAACTGCCAGATTTTGCATATATCTTTGATAAAAGCACAGATGCTCCATCATGATTGGGATCCAACTCCAAAACTTTCTTTGCAGCAAATGCGCCAAGCTTGAGATCGCCATGCATCCAGCATGCTGCTAACAGAGAGCCCCAGATAGCCACATTGGGCCCTAAGTGCATTGAATCTATGAGATCAACTGCTTCTTGCAAAAGTTTAGCTCTTCCCAGAAGATCCACCATACAACCATAGTGCTCACTATTGGGTTCGATCCTGTATTCTTGAACCATACATCTAAACATCAAACGACCTTCATGAACTAGACCAGCATGACAGCAAGCATAAAGTAAATTAAGAAAGGTCACTTTGTTGGGTTCAACACCTTCCTTTTTCATCTTCTCAAACAGAACTAAGGCGGATTTTCCATCGCCATGCATAGCAAAAGCAGCAATCATACTTGTCCAGGTGATAACATTCTTATGAGGTATTTCATTGAAGATATTCAAGGCAAGAGTTATACCCCCACATTTGGCGAACATATCAATAAGAGCATTGCAAACACGCAATGTCTTAGTCAATCCGTTATTCTCGGTGAAGGAGTGGATCCATATTGCTTTATCAAGGGAACCTAAATTGGCACATGCAGATATGGCACTTAACACAGTAACTTCATCAGGCATGATACCATGCTCTTGCATATCACTGAATAAACTCAATGCTTTGTTAGGTTGGTTACTTTCAGCATATACTGATATCATGGCACTCCAAGACACCACGTCCTTCTCTGCCATTCCATCGAATATAGAGCGAGCAACCTCAACGTTTCTGTTCTTGGCATATCCAAAAAGCATGGCAGTTGATGATACTAAGTCCTTCCTCGGCATCCCATTGTATAGCTTTTTGGCCATATCCATTTTGGCACAGCTAGCATACAAGTTTATGAGAGCACTACTGAGGTGAGCATTTATAAGAACGTCTGACACCAACATGTATGAGTGGATGACTTTCCCAGTTCTGAAATGTCTTATATGCCCACAAGCTGATAGAACAGTAGCAAGGATCAATTGGTCAGGAACAACTCCAGACCTCTTCATCTCAGCAAACAGAAGCAAAGCTGCTTTGTAGTTCTGAGTCTGGCAATAACTGTCAAATGATATTAGAAAGGTCCATAACAGTTTGCAGTAAAACGTGCAATTGCCAAGTAGCACCAAAATGGAGACTACATAGTAACAGCAAATCAACAAACCAAAATGGATGATTACTTAATTTATTTTTGTGCACTATGTAAAAGATGGTTGCATTACAAGGAATTATGCTCTCTGAAAGTACCTAGAGTACATGTACGGTAAACAGAGATCTTTTAATAAACTAAATATTGGATCACAACCATTCCTGAACCATATGACTTATATGGATAATGCACAAAGTGTATTCTGCTTTCTTAGAAGGTCATTCAATTGCATCACCTTGCAAGTTATGGAGTTATGTTAAAAAACATAGAAAAATTTCACAACTAATGCAGCTTTCACAATGATTTGAGGCACTATGTTACTGCAAAGTCAGCTCCTGGCTACATTTTCCAACTTGTGGCTGATCTGATCCAATGTGTTCCAAACCTTAGAATACGCTAGTTGATCCTTCCTCGAATGCTAAACTCTTGGAAAGCAGtggaaaaaaatataaaactcgTCGCACACAACCACAAGTTATTCCATTTTTCACCCGTGTAACATTTTTTTCATGCAGAACATAGACGATGCTAAACTGTGCCACAAGTGCATCAGGCGGAACGACCAAATAGTCCACTTTTGGTTTCAAACAACCGCACAAACAAACATGGCGGATCTAAGCACGATACCTATCAAGCATGACGCCCCAGGCGACGATGTCCCGAACGAGCATTCCGTCAAACACCCTCCGCGCGTCCCCCacgcgcccgcacgccgcgTACGCCCCGACTAGCGCGGTCCCGACGAACCCTTCGCCCAGCGCCCCGACCCTGACAGCAGCCGCGTGCGCGCCCCCCACGTACGCGCCGGCACCATCGCAGCGAGCCGCGGAGCGGAGCAGGGCGGGGAGCGCGCGGGGCCCCGGCGCGGGCaggccggcgcggcggaggcaCGCGCAGGCCGCGAGCGCGAGGCGCGGggcggatgcggcggcggcgcggatggCGGCGAGGTGGGCGCGGTCGGGGTCCGGGtggtccggcggcggcggcgggacagGGTGGCCacggcggaggagggcggcgcggaGCTGGCGCAGGTGgtggtggcgcgcgcgcgcttcCATGTGGCGACTTTGGGAGGGCGTGTTGGGATGCTAGCGTTTATTTGGGCCGTCTGATGGGAGGTCTGGATGGCCGAGATTCATTAGATGTTAGTGGGTGATTGATTGGCAGAGGTAGGCGTCAGATGCGTCGTACACAGCGTCCCTCACGCGCCTCTCCTCCCCACACCGCGCTGCTTCCCTACATCCGGTCCACCCCACACCGCGCTGCTCCTCAGCGTCTGGCCCCGCCCCCTGTAATCCAGCGCCCGGCATCCTACCCCTGCAGACCAGCGCGCGGCGACCCGCCCCAGCATTACAGCGCCGGCGACCCACCTCCTCTGCAGCGTCTGCTTCTCTCTCTGATTCTTCTCCACCGAACAATCAAGTTGCTAGCACCTGCAGCCATTCCaatttctccctccctctctcacgAACGAGCGCTGCATGTGTTCCCTGCTCCCCCTCACCCCCTTGTTGCAGTATGAGCGTTGCAATGGTTGATTTGAGATATTGAGATCGAGATTCATATTGCCATAGGAATGTTCTTCTTGTTGGTTTGATTTCGTGGAGACAGCTTTTTTTTTATATTGCACCTGAATGATTTTGATGTTGCAGTAGTCTTGTTTCAATGTTGCATGAATTTGAATGAATGTTGCATGAAACAGAGCTTTGATATTGCAGTGGAAATTTTACTCTTTTAACATCTACGTCGCAGTACATGTCTTTTGATATTGCAAACATTGATTTTTTTTGTTGCAAGCGTGTATTCTTAATGTTACAATGGAGCATCCGATTAAAAGATTTTATCAGACGTCCGGGCGGTAGCAAGCCCAAATTTATTTTGATTTCCAAATCAAGAAGAGAAGTCCAATTAAAATAAAAAATCATTATTTAATCTAAACCCAATAAAAAAAATACTAATGCTCAATCCAATTCATTTAAGTCCAAGTCCAGCATCCTCCTCGCGGCCCTCGCCGCCATGTCAATAGTAGTCGTCTTCTTTCTCCTCGTCATATTGCCAGTCGTCCGAGGCGCCCAAGCCGTAGCCGGAGACGGCAGCCCTGGGTACCGTCTGCGCCTCCTGCACGATCCTCATGATCTCCTCCACGCTCTGCGCCGGGTACGTGGAGGCATTGCCGTCTTCCCCTCCCCGGCGTCTGGTGTAGTAGGCGGCCTCCGCCTCCTTCTTGAGCTCCCACGGCAGGTTCTTGAGGAACCAGGGGTGGCTCTTGATCTCGCTCATGGTAATCCTCTGCCGTTTGTGTACATACATAGTTATCTGTCAGCTTGGACATGCACAGAAACAGTGGACGGACACGTACGCAGACACATACCTTGTTGGGGTTTGCGACGAAGATGCGGGAGAGCAGGTTGCGGCAGTCCTGGGAGACGCGCACGTACTCTGGAATCTCGTACTGCACCGACATGATCCTCTGCAGCTCAAAGATTGTTTTTCTTTAGCTCGATTGTATGCACAACACAAAGTATCTAGGGGTCGCAAAACAGCTAACAGTACGTACAGACCGAGATGGTCTTCCTGAAGTTCTTAGGGTCCTTGGGATCCTCAAACGGGTATGCGCCAACGAGCATGGCGTAGAGCGTGACGCCGCAGGACCAGATGTCGGCGCGCTTGCCGTCGAACTCGCGGCGGGAGAGCACCTCCGGCGCGATGTAGACCGGCGTGCCGGCCGTTACCTTGTGGCGCGGGTGCAGCACGGACGACCTGGAGCAGCCGATGTCGCAGATCTTGAGCCGCGGCGCCGGGCTGCCGTCCAGCAGCATATTCTCCAGCTTGAGGTCGCGGTGGCAGATCTGCATGGCGTGGCAGTAGCTCACCCCGCACACCAGCTGCTGGAAGAAGTAGCGCGCCTCGTCCTCGTGGAACCGCCCGGCCTCGCAGACGCGCTCGaacagctcgccgccggccgcgtacTCCGTCACGACCGCCAGGTGCGTCGGCGTCAGCACCACCTCCTTGAACCGGATAATGTTGGGGTGACGAAGGGACCGGTGGTTCACGATCTCGCGGAACACATCCTCGTTGATCTGGAAACGCAAGAAACAAACGTGTGTCAGACTCAGATACAACGTACCGTGCATCTCACGCGAATCATCCGCTCCGATCCGCCCATCACGGCAGCGCCGGACCTTGTTGCCCCGGGGGATGTACTTAATGGAGACTAGCTCCCTAGTCTCCTTGTGCCGCATGATGAGCCGAGCCTTGGCGAAGTTGCCGGCGCCTAGGTCCTTGACCAGCACGTACTTCTCCATGGCTCCGAGCTCGAGGAGGACCGCGTCAGCTGCCGGATCAATGGGGCTGTGGCCACGAGGCGGAGGGCGGAGGTGGAGGCGTGCGTCTGGTTCTTTCGTGGGAGGAGGTGACAGCGACCTTGTCCTGTGACTCCTGTGCCGGAAGTCGTCTTGATCGCCCGCGTGATGTGGGAGGAGAGTGACGATACCTTTGGTTGAACCCTCTGCTCCAGTCCGTTGTGTTGCCGACAATTTACTGATTTCTTTGTCGCCATAAGAAAAGGCCCGATCCCGGAGTTGGGGGACGAAATCTTCAGCTGAACCCTCTTCGACCACCTGGTGTGCTGCCGACATTGTACTGCTTCCTTTGTCGTCACAAGAAAAGGTTGGGTCTTGGAACTGACTGACGAAATCTTCAGTTGAACCCTCTTCTACAGTCTGCTGTGTTGTCAACGCTGTACTGATTTCTTTGTCGCCATAAGAAAATGCTGAATCCTGAAGGTGGGTGATGACATCTTCAACAAAACCCTCGTTTGCAATCTGCTTTGTTGTCGACGTTGTACTGATTTCTTTATCGCCGTAAGAAAAGGCCGGATCAAGCAGCCGGAGGTGGCTGACGATATTTTCAGTTGAACCCTCTTCAACCACCTCGTTTGTTGTCGACGCTGTACTGATTCCTTTATCGGCACAAGAAAAGGCTGGGTCTTGGAACGGACTGACGATATCTTCAGATGACTCCTCTACTGCAATCCGTTGTGTCGCTGATGCTGCACTGTTTTCTTTGTCGCCATAAAAGGCCCAGCCCACAAATTGTATGTCGATGGTGGGAGGTCTCATATTCTGACGAAAGATTTCCTCCAATGTagactctacaacttttctgcAGAACTCATCAGCACCAGCGCCTCCAATTTTGGCAGAGAACACTTCAACGATTGTCAAATTCTCGAGGCCAGCATCTGCTATGTTGTATTTCCCTGTGGTATTAGCATTGAAGCCTACCTTGAGCCTTCGGACATTAGGCATTGCTCCCTCCTCAAAGGCTACACAAAGCGCTGAACAGATGAACACGAACTGCATGAGAACTGGAAATCCCTCTCTGTGAAAGATGATCCTTTCAGCAGGGGCGGTCGGGACATAGAGTGAGAGAGCAGCAAGGGCGGGCAACTCTTGCAGAATCTCAATATCTCCGCCTGAAACCCCCATGACTTCGATCTTGAGAATGCTAAGTAGGCGGAGTTTGCCTATCCACTCGGGGAGGACGGATAAGATGCAAATCCGCGGCATCAACTCAAGCGTCTCAAGAAGGGTTGAAGGAGAGGATAAGTTGCTCAAGTCATAGGAGATTTCATTGCTTGGAACACTCGCCTCCAGAGTATTTTCATTATAAGAGCCTGCAGATAACAGAGTTAGTCTCTTGAGATTCCTGAGTTTCGAGAGAGCTGAAACCACGTGTTCCATGTTTTTCTTCAGATTGTCTGGTTGTGATTCGGAACAGGTGAGACGAAGATCCCAGACATTAGTCAGCTCGCCGAGGCTCAGAACATTATCTGCTGAGTTTCTTGTTAGATCAAAGCATCCTAATGTCCGGA
Above is a genomic segment from Panicum hallii strain FIL2 chromosome 8, PHallii_v3.1, whole genome shotgun sequence containing:
- the LOC112902429 gene encoding pentatricopeptide repeat-containing protein At4g14820-like, with protein sequence MEARARHHHLRQLRAALLRRGHPVPPPPPDHPDPDRAHLAAIRAAAASAPRLALAACACLRRAGLPAPGPRALPALLRSAARCDGAGAYVGGAHAAAVRVGALGEGFVGTALVGAYAACGRVGDARRVFDGMLVRDIVAWGVMLDSYCQTQNYKAALLLFAEMKRSGVVPDQLILATVLSACGHIRHFRTGKVIHSYMLVSDVLINAHLSSALINLYASCAKMDMAKKLYNGMPRKDLVSSTAMLFGYAKNRNVEVARSIFDGMAEKDVVSWSAMISVYAESNQPNKALSLFSDMQEHGIMPDEVTVLSAISACANLGSLDKAIWIHSFTENNGLTKTLRVCNALIDMFAKCGGITLALNIFNEIPHKNVITWTSMIAAFAMHGDGKSALVLFEKMKKEGVEPNKVTFLNLLYACCHAGLVHEGRLMFRCMVQEYRIEPNSEHYGCMVDLLGRAKLLQEAVDLIDSMHLGPNVAIWGSLLAACWMHGDLKLGAFAAKKVLELDPNHDGASVLLSKIYAKSGSWNDAEEVRVVMKLHGVSKETGSSWMVLNDPNHEFAAGGGKHPESDKILLKLDGKVS
- the LOC112902428 gene encoding uncharacterized protein LOC112902428 isoform X2, with translation MEAPVSVSLGVVQSLPAKLKRLLSPEADHGLHKKDKDKIRLLKDHLQELIDKYLMEPSEVEAPASTARCWVKEVRELSYDIDDFLDELIHGHHADLKNLRRRSRWVADKVSQFRARLKDAIQRHKIYNLDRCRKRPGSLASEERPLPPQHGLETACLVGTDSSMEKLGEWLTGDAERTLRVVSIVGLGGVGKTTLAKELYRRIDSQFECRAFARTSQKPDMRDLLSSILLQVRPERPPDASESCNLIDTIRAHLQHKKYFIIIDDLWATSTWDVVCRALPDDKCCSRVLITTEIHVVAQTCCGHNSEYILKMGPLRDDESRKLFFSRFPGDQSDSCEQSKVLLEIIRNCGGFPLATVTISSLLARQHSGIEQCNYIRRSLSTNLRTNPSMEGMKHVLDLCYNNLPDRLKACMLYFSTYKEEHVIWKDDLVNQWIAEGFICAEGGNSMEEVASTYLDELVIGGMVQPVDVNHNGVVLSCTVHYMILNLVRYKSIEENFVTAIDGSQSKIRLADKVRRLSLLFGDAGDAEPPANLRLSQVRSLVFYGFPKCFPSIVEFRHLRVLILHLWGDQDNINFDLTALCKLFGLKHLEMVCNVTLSLQTEMQGLRHLETLKIDSTVSEVPEDIVHLPGLLHLSLPGDTNLPNGIGRLATLRTLGCFDLTRNSADNVLSLGELTNVWDLRLTCSESQPDNLKKNMEHVVSALSKLRNLKRLTLLSAGSYNENTLEASVPSNEISYDLSNLSSPSTLLETLELMPRICILSVLPEWIGKLRLLSILKIEVMGVSGGDIEILQELPALAALSLYVPTAPAERIIFHREGFPVLMQFVFICSALCVAFEEGAMPNVRRLKVGFNANTTGKYNIADAGLENLTIVEVFSAKIGGAGADEFCRKVVESTLEEIFRQNMRPPTIDIQFVGWAFYGDKENSAASATQRIAVEESSEDIVSPFQDPAFSCADKGISTASTTNEVVEEGSTENIVSHLRLLDPAFSYGDKEISTTSTTKQIANEGFVEDVITHLQDSAFSYGDKEISTALTTQQTVEEGSTEDFVSQFQDPTFSCDDKGSSTMSAAHQVVEEGSAEDFVPQLRDRAFSYGDKEISKLSATQRTGAEGSTKGIVTLLPHHAGDQDDFRHRSHRTRSLSPPPTKEPDARLHLRPPPRGHSPIDPAADAVLLELGAMEKYVLVKDLGAGNFAKARLIMRHKETRELVSIKYIPRGNKINEDVFREIVNHRSLRHPNIIRFKEVVLTPTHLAVVTEYAAGGELFERVCEAGRFHEDEARYFFQQLVCGVSYCHAMQICHRDLKLENMLLDGSPAPRLKICDIGCSRSSVLHPRHKVTAGTPVYIAPEVLSRREFDGKRADIWSCGVTLYAMLVGAYPFEDPKDPKNFRKTISRIMSVQYEIPEYVRVSQDCRNLLSRIFVANPNKRITMSEIKSHPWFLKNLPWELKKEAEAAYYTRRRGGEDGNASTYPAQSVEEIMRIVQEAQTVPRAAVSGYGLGASDDWQYDEEKEDDYY
- the LOC112902428 gene encoding uncharacterized protein LOC112902428 isoform X1, with protein sequence MEAPVSVSLGVVQSLPAKLKRLLSPEADHGLHKKDKDKIRLLKDHLQELIDKYLMEPSEVEAPASTARCWVKEVRELSYDIDDFLDELIHGHHADLKNLRRRSRWVADKVSQFRARLKDAIQRHKIYNLDRCRKRPGSLASEERPLPPQHGLETACLVGTDSSMEKLGEWLTGDAERTLRVVSIVGLGGVGKTTLAKELYRRIDSQFECRAFARTSQKPDMRDLLSSILLQVRPERPPDASESCNLIDTIRAHLQHKKYFIIIDDLWATSTWDVVCRALPDDKCCSRVLITTEIHVVAQTCCGHNSEYILKMGPLRDDESRKLFFSRFPGDQSDSCEQSKVLLEIIRNCGGFPLATVTISSLLARQHSGIEQCNYIRRSLSTNLRTNPSMEGMKHVLDLCYNNLPDRLKACMLYFSTYKEEHVIWKDDLVNQWIAEGFICAEGGNSMEEVASTYLDELVIGGMVQPVDVNHNGVVLSCTVHYMILNLVRYKSIEENFVTAIDGSQSKIRLADKVRRLSLLFGDAGDAEPPANLRLSQVRSLVFYGFPKCFPSIVEFRHLRVLILHLWGDQDNINFDLTALCKLFGLKHLEMVCNVTLSLQTEMQGLRHLETLKIDSTVSEVPEDIVHLPGLLHLSLPGDTNLPNGIGRLATLRTLGCFDLTRNSADNVLSLGELTNVWDLRLTCSESQPDNLKKNMEHVVSALSKLRNLKRLTLLSAGSYNENTLEASVPSNEISYDLSNLSSPSTLLETLELMPRICILSVLPEWIGKLRLLSILKIEVMGVSGGDIEILQELPALAALSLYVPTAPAERIIFHREGFPVLMQFVFICSALCVAFEEGAMPNVRRLKVGFNANTTGKYNIADAGLENLTIVEVFSAKIGGAGADEFCRKVVESTLEEIFRQNMRPPTIDIQFVGWAFYGDKENSAASATQRIAVEESSEDIVSPFQDPAFSCADKGISTASTTNEVVEEGSTENIVSHLRLLDPAFSYGDKEISTTSTTKQIANEGFVEDVITHLQDSAFSYGDKEISTALTTQQTVEEGSTEDFVSQFQDPTFSCDDKGSSTMSAAHQVVEEGSAEDFVPQLRDRAFSYGDKEISKLSATQRTGAEGSTKGIVTLLPHHAGDQDDFRHRSHRTRSLSPPPTKEPDARLHLRPPPRGHSPIDPAADAVLLELGAMEKYVLVKDLGAGNFAKARLIMRHKETRELVSIKYIPRGNKVRRCRDGRIGADDSREMHGTLYLSLTHVCFLRFQINEDVFREIVNHRSLRHPNIIRFKEVVLTPTHLAVVTEYAAGGELFERVCEAGRFHEDEARYFFQQLVCGVSYCHAMQICHRDLKLENMLLDGSPAPRLKICDIGCSRSSVLHPRHKVTAGTPVYIAPEVLSRREFDGKRADIWSCGVTLYAMLVGAYPFEDPKDPKNFRKTISRIMSVQYEIPEYVRVSQDCRNLLSRIFVANPNKRITMSEIKSHPWFLKNLPWELKKEAEAAYYTRRRGGEDGNASTYPAQSVEEIMRIVQEAQTVPRAAVSGYGLGASDDWQYDEEKEDDYY